The genomic interval CTCCAAAGTCAGGAGGTGTGCTGAAATCGCTGCTGATATGAGAGCCAAATCATTTCGACCAATCAGCCGTCAGCATTTGCCTAAGGAAGTTGGCTGAAGAAATTGACAGAGCAGTGAGCTCCATGAATAGCACAGATCTTTCTTTGTCTCCAATATAACACTGTAAAACAAATGTGTCACTATGTCAGGGAAATGTAGTGTGACTTATTGCTGTGATGACATCATGCCACAATTCATTAGGATTGAGTGATACTACTTGGTATGAAGTGAATTTGACCTTAAGCAACTTGACCTGAGGATCACAATTAAGTTTGTTGTTAAAAAAACCAGGTACGAGTTTTTACTCTATTTTAAATGGATGAAATATACGTATTTGCATACTttcatttatttgtttatttacatCTCCTGCTACCTCGGCAGAATCAAATCTAAGCAAACAAACAGCAATTTTACAAATTTTACACTTTGGCGCCAGGAACTATTTGGCTGGTGTAGTAAGAAGCGGCCTTTATCTGTCTTCAATGCATGCAACCCAGCCATTTGTCCAAGAGGTTGCTTCAACACTGCTGGCTTGTCTGCATTCCTCTGGGAACTGTGGAAAGAAGTCTGGAATCCCAAAATACCACTTCTATTATATAATTGAATAGAAGGGATTGTGGACAATTGCTGCAAGTTGCTAAAATGCACTTGGCATGAAAACAAATAACCACATTTTTACCTTCCTGTATGATCAATTAAATAAGCATCATATGCTTTGCTGATGTCTCTTATTGGTAGTTCCCACTTGAATGCAACAAACTGAATCCGAATTTAttgaaactttatttaactaggcaagtcagttaaaaactaattcttatttacaatgacggcctacaccggccaacgctgggccaattgtgctccgccctatgggactcccaatcacggccagttgtgatacagcctggaatcgaaccagggtgtctgtagtgacgcctctagcactgagatgcagtgccttagaccgctgcgccactcgggagcccaaatagACTTAGGCTTTGCCAATCAGACTCAACGATGAAAATTTATGCCATTAAAGTCATTTCCATTGACTTGAGCTTTGGTCCTTTGTTGCACATGCATGTGACCACTGTGAAATTATAGTAAAAGCAATATAGCTCAGCCATTACTTGAGAATGAGTGGCAGAAATTCGAGCATTCAGTCCTCTGTAAAATTACAGTGAAACCATTGCAATGCAGGATCTGTCTGTAGCACAACTGACTGAAGATATTGAATGCAGGTGATTAAGTCAGTGAAGATTCCAGAGTAGACACTCACACATTTGCTGAGATCAATATATTCATGTTATGTCAAGTTCCTCTATTAGAAATTGATTGTCCAACCCAGATTACATCACCAGTACACCTCTGATATATTGGATCAACCATATATCAGAGGTGTAATGGTGTTGTAATCTGGGTATCATTGCAAGCCAGAACCAAATCAACAATTACATCTCAAATTTGACTATTTTAAGCACCTCAAGCATGTCTTTTGGTTACTGATTTTCTGTAGCTTCACACATAGTTGAATGTAACCAGGCTGGTTGGTGGAATGAGCCGTAAGGGACGTATAGTCTGTCAAATGAAGTGCTATTGAACCAGTTTGCCTGCCGATGTATTGACTATATAATCATTGTACTGTACACTCAAGAGTTAATTGAGAGTTAGGCAGGATATCCAGGCAATCTTCTCTCCATGCTGGTGTTTCCATGGCAACAAAGCCCTCATCTTTTGTTGCAGAACAAACACACTGCTGTGAATTTAAGAcgaccctctttctctcccctccttcctctctccaaaaaaaagagagaaacatgtcacaatgatctaCTAATATGAAGACATGATGTGTGCATAATATGCCATCATGCTTTCGTCTTCAGTGAAATCAAGTTAGAAAATGCAACAGGTTTGAGTAAATTTCAGTTAGCACAGTTCATTGGTGGACTTATATGGAGCAATAGCTTAGTTGTGACATAGACAGAATACTAGAGCCCTCTGTTTTGAGCGCTTGTGTATGCATTTCTCCATAGAGGATTTTGCACAATTCCAAAAGAGCTAAACAGTGCTTTTCTACAGGCAACGGTGACCAAGCTTTTCCTGAATCTACTAACTTAATCTCTCAAAATACCTTTTGTTTTCTGTTCCAGCCTTCCCCTGGTTTGGGATGGACATCGGCGGCACCCTGGTGAAGCTGGTTTACTTTGAGCCTAAGGACATCACagcagaggaggagcaggaggaggtggagagcctGAAGAGCATCCGCCACTACCTGACCTCCAATGTGGCCTACGGCGACACAGGCATCCGCGATGTCCACCTAGAGCTGAAAAACCTGACCATGTGCGGCCGGAAGGGCAACCTGCACTTCATCCGCTTCCCCACCCAAGACATGCTGGGCTTCATCCAGATGGGCAGAGACAAGAACTTCTCCAGCCTGCACACCACACTCTGTGCCACCGGCGGAGGGGCGTACAAGTTTGAGGATGACTTTAGGACGGTGCGTGGTGGTTGCTAGAACGATTGGGTGTTGTCAGCCAGGGAGAATGACTGAAAGTGACAGGCGATGTGAATTCATGTCCTATTGCATGTTATTACATGTCGTTAGTCAGTTAAATATATTGTGGCATGATCATTACAGGCAACATGGTTTCTCATGTGATTAGATGGGAGTAGGTGTTGATGGTTCAGGCTTGCCTGGTTgaggtgtgttatagacagtTCATGCTCTTGGAGGAGTTAACATTGCATATCAAAACCACTCCAGTTTCTCTTTCTGTCCTATAGTCTTATAGATCTTCTGCTTTCCATCTCCCAGATCGCCAACCTAGAGCTACAGAAGCTAGATGAACTGGACTGTCTTATCCATGGTCTTCTCTATGTGGACTCAGTGGGGTTCAATGGCCATCCAAAGTGCTACTTTTTCGAGAACCCCTCTGATCCCGAGAGTGAGAACTGTGTCAAGAGAGCATGTTGCCTTGACAACCCCTTCCCCATGTTGTTGGTAAACATTGGCTCAGGGGTCAGCATCCTGGCAGTCTATTCGAAGGACAACTACAAACGGGTCACAGGCACCAGGTAAACAAATGTAATCTGTTGCTGTTTTAGTGTAGGCAAACAGATGTAATCCTGTGTCACTCCACGTCATGATAGCTGTATTTATTTGATCTGACATTGGTAACACAGTCCTCTCATTGCTCACATTCATCTGTATTCAAAGTATTCTTGTTTTGAGTCTAGATAATAGTTACCGTGGTAACTAGTTAATAACTTCTTAATCAAATACAActttcccactgggcaaaaactggtgtTTCCATGTAATCTCAACAAACGAAAAATGTAATGTGATAAAAGAAAAAGcaatcaacgtaagggaattttgtattttattttcaccAAATTtataacctaaatccaatgacatggtgatatTTTTTCTTGAAtttacgttagttgacaactcaatcaaatgtaaaCCAAAACTAGACATTGACATGATGTCTCTGCCCAGTGGGTTGTTTCCTGCAAGCTGAACAGTAGGTCACATAATTGCCTGTCCCCCACAGTTTAGGAGGTGGTACTTTCCTAGGCCTGTGCTGCTTGCTGACTGGCTGCGAGACTTTCGAGGAGGCCCTGGAAATGGCAGCGAAGGGGGACAGCAGCAACGTGGACAAACTGGTGAAGGACATCTACGGAGGAGACTATGAACGCTTCGGCCTCCAGGGGTCTGCAGTTGCATCTAGGTGAGGTTCAAAGTTAGCTGATACATGATACATGTTGCAACCTCAAGACTTCCAGTAACAGTATGCTTTGAAAACAGGAGTATTATGGAAACTAACCCAGTGAATAATTCATTGCAGTTTTGGTCATATGATGAGCAAGGAGAAGCGTGTCAGCATCAGTAAGGAGGACCTAGCCCGAGCCACTCTCGTCACCATCACCAACAACATTGGTTCTATTGCTCGTATGTGTGCGGTGAATGAGGTACAAAGTAGATGTATTTACTTGTTTCTGTGGAAGTCTTACTTCAATGAGTAATTCTAACCCGTGTTAATTTCGTCAACAATAACTCTGACAAAAAATACTTGCCGACAACCTATTTTTTCCTGACTAAAACTGTGACAATAACGAAACGAGATGCTGAAAAACCTATTAAATAACTGTTACTAATTACTTTTCATTTTAGTCTACAGAAATGTGACAAGCTGAGAATTCCACATGAAACTAATTAACGTTTAATTTGACATGAAGCGTACATGTATGCGGAGTATTTCATGCAATCCTCTCATTGGCAGAATTAACATCTTTCAGTTGCACGGTCTGAGCTGATCGGCCCGGCTGTCCCACACAGCTCCCAGGTGATCACTTCAATCAGTCGTCAGTCTTTTGAACTGATGAGAAGCCAGGACACTTGACTTGTAACTAACCTCAACTAGAAACAATAATGTTTACTCTCTCTTGTACTTTCATGTAGGCTATTTTCGCTTTGATCACATCAGAAGCTCTATTTACCCTTGTGCACTGTTATTCTCATGCCGCGGTCTGCAGATGCGAGTTGCGGTAGCTGGTTCCCTATCGGAAAAACATGCTATTTGTTGGATATTACGAGTAAAGTAATACTTCTAGCATTTTTAAGTTCTCCTCTTTTCAAGGAAACCACTGTTATTTACCCCCCTTGACAATTATGATGGGGAGAAAATCTGAGctctaaattgtttaacctgtagCCAAGGCTTATAGCCTACATGGTTAATTATGGCTGTTATATTTTACAATCTGCCACAATATCAATGTAGCCAGCTACGGTATACATGGGGATAGTAGGCCTAGTTGGAAAAGCCTATCTGAATGTGCACATGATGGAAGTTAGAGGTATCCTAAATATTCATTATTTAATAGTCTAGTTTTAGTCGACTGATAATAACTAAAACTAACAAAGGATGAAATGACTAAAACGTGACTAagactaaaatgtattttaagacTAAAACTATATCTAAAATAGCTGCCAAAATGAACACTGATTCTAACAGTGAGAATATACCATACTGTGGTGTGACTGTAACACAAGTGTCAACTTTCTCAAAGTGATTTTCTTTCACCGTAAAACAAAGGAGTGAAGTGGAGTCAGCAGCCAGTATGATGGATGATGGGAATGGACTCTGTGTGCTTTCAGCTTCTTTACAGTGTTGCCTTGTGGCATGGAGATCAAGCAGCATTGTACAGGGCTATCAAAGCACATAGAACAACAACAGGAAGCTTTCTGACACAAATATCAAGTGGGCAAATTATCTGCCCCTTGAGTAACCCCATTGTAATGTTTTGAGCTCGAGGTACACAAATGTTCATTTGATTCAGCTTTCTAGCTACCTATGCATATAGAGTACAGTGTATGAATTGGGGGAAGTCTTAAAACGAGCCTGCAAAGTGCACCGCTTTTTTACTGCGCCGAGTTTTACTTAGAATGAGCGGGCTTGTAACTCTGTTAGCCCCGCAACTATGTCATTCACGGGAGTTGAGCTGTTCATTCTTGGCTATTGCTCAATCTTTTTCTCCCTTGCTGCTGAGTCACTGAAGCATGAGACAGCTCCTCCCACTGCTGTAATGTCAGGTTCTCTTCCCTAGATGGCAGCAAGACATCCATCTAAtccaggtgtcaaactcattccatggagggccgaatTAATGTCACTGAttggtaaggaactcccctcaccttgggctcccgagtggcgcagtggtctaaggcactgtatctcagtgcaagaggcgccactacagtccctggtttgaatccatgctgtatcacatccggccgtgattgggagtcccatagggcggcgcacaattggcccagcatcggctGGGTTTGGCCcggggaggccgtcattgtaaataagaatttgttcttaactgacttgcctagttaaataaaggttacatttaaaaatgtgAATGTTAAGCCTGGTTGCCTAGGTCTTATTcgaaaggaaaaaactaaaaccagcagacactaaaCCCTCCATGGAATGAATTTGACGTCCCTTATCTATGGCTATTAGTCTGAGAGAGCTGGCCTAaggtcattaaaaaaaaatatatatatttttttttacgtcTTACTTTGGAAATATCCAATTCTGTCTCGCTTTATGAAACAGTcattcttgcaagctctaaaaaTGTCTGGCTTACCAATGGTTCAATGTTGTCTTTCAGAAAATTGAAAGAGTGGTGTTTGTTGGGAATTTCCTGAGAATCAATACTGTGTCAACGAAGCTGCTTGCGTACGCCATGGACTTTTGGTCCAAAGGACAATTAAAAGCTCTCTTCTTAGAGCATGAGGTAAGCAGTTTGCAATATATATGTgttctttttatttaactaggcaagtcagttaagaacaaattgttatttacaatgatggcctaccggggaagagtgggttactgccttgttcaggggcagcacGACAGatgttcaccttgtcagctcagggattcgatccagcaacctttctgttactggcccaacgctctaaccactaggctacccgccaccCACGTTCTGTGTTATGTGAGGGATGTTCAGCACACTTGTTGTTTTAGTCTAATTTTACCATAAAAGTGGTAAACAACAGATCATCTGCATATATTTTTGGATAGGTTACAATAGGGGCTCAGCATGAATATCAAGGttgctgatgataacctggtCAAATACCTAAACAGATAATGAACTAACCCGAGCCCTCTGTTTTTTTCAGGGTTATTTCGGGGCCGTCGGTGCCTTCCTGGAACTATTGAGGATAACAGATGACctttgagacagagacagacgaaaCCCTAACTCTCACCACAAGACACTGCTACTCTACGGTTGCGGAAAAGCTACTGACCGGATGAAATGGGGAAAACACATTTGAATAATTTAACTGTTTTAAGAGGTTCTACTAATTATCCTCCTCCTCGTCTGCTGATGTTTTAGAAAATTGATTTTTAATATTATGAATGCAGGCTGGAGGAGATGAGGTTGGTGTTTTATTTGCCACTGAAAAGCAAACCTGGGTACTTATTGTTTATAAAAACCCTAACTGTATATTGAATGTGTGATTAAGCCAAATGCTACTGATCCCTGATCCTTCATGTGTTTTTGCTTTTGTTAACTTTTTTTgtgatcccccccaaaaaagatctTATTGTCCCTTATTTGTTTAATTTAAATTGTATAAAGTACTTACAAGATGTAAGTAGATACATTGATCTTTAACCTATAGCATTAGCTTACAACTAGCTTTTGCACTTTTTTCTAATCAATCGTCCGATCCCAATGTTCTGTGATATGATTTGAGATATAATCAAATATATTACCCTACCGAATATGTGAATCGTAAGCAGTTACTCTTATCAACCCATTCTGTCAAcccatcatctgtggatttgccaaTTTGTGGAATATGGACCATTAAGCAATAGCTAAATTTGACTGATAATGTTGCGGGTTGATTTTGCGTAATAATACGCTGCAATACCTTACAACATTTTACATAATGGATCTATTTTTATcagtggcagtagaatgaccagtgCCCAAAATCCTACCTCTGTATTCATTTGAATCCAGTATTATGTATATTCTTTCCTGTCCCATGCCTTATAATTCCATTGCTGTTTTACTGAAACAGCTAACTTTGGAACCAAGCCTTCAGTACTAAATTATCCTTAGAAACCTCACAAAATAGACCCTGTCTGTGACTCCACTTTccaggggagttgggatatgcagaaAAACAGATTTTCAATTCACACATGCGTATTAATACACACGTGTacgtgtgtgaaataggacaaatataagcacccacctaattattattattaagtacATGTTCCTCAGCAAAGCCAAATCACTGACTCACTAAGCAGTGCTACGCAAAGTGTCCATTGTGAGTCATGAGAAACCTCTATGTGAAGAGACTTTAAAAATATTTACTTACTACAGATGTTTTCATTGTCATCAAAGATGGGGACCATTTATGCCTGCCTTCCTACCTGTAATAATCAGCATGTGCTTTATGATAGTAATTTCATATTTGTTTTGGATGTACTGTGTTGAGTACTCTAGTCGAAAGGAGATTTGACTCTCCTACTGGATCTCTTGGTTAAATTTCATGACATTTCATGATGGCATTTTGGTTTCAAGTGAAACTGCATAGCTGGCCTGTGAACCGCTGTGAGCTGCATATCCTTCTGCCTTCCTGCCCACTTCAGAGGGAACCCCCCTCCCCTGcatttttttttagatgcatgccagcaaaggcactacactacacaacacaacactaaacaatacattaattgcactataacggtgacaagcggtgcccacaaactgttagggcctacataaagctgtcccaacaacagagctttcttttcagcaccatggattgAATCCTTTCCACCGCtatacctggctatcagcggagccttgtctggcagcgaaacagttcattcagcctggtttactgccttttaaaaaaagcaTAGCTGATATGTCTgaccatatctccctggcatattacgtcatttatgcagcagcatttaagacatttttggactcaccttgttctGTGCGGCGGTCGTATGtcggcaaattttgtcatcaaagaaaaagatttacaattccgagttggatgactgttcaaaacgtaTCTTCCCAGTCTGACTTCCCAGTTGCAATGCTTGcggttagccactgtcactgattccttccaaacaactcactgttgaatttgcgatttccaagttgttgtgtaatgtttatgtctaagtaccgatacattttatctttagttcatcttcattatttctcttcatgtgacaaggattaaaaaggatttgccagttgatttatgatgatgactgctagctaagattttgaaagtaagatgttgacatgatcagtccaatcaaagctactgtacatataacgtgatttgacgtcattttatctgtggtcaTTGACGTTgcgccttcttggaagggcacttctaatgtaactctatggcagcacccaaagggctCACATTCTTGATGTCTACCCTTGCtaaaggctagtaacgtagtgtccccatgagtgacagaacactgagccaatcacggtgcaatgctcctattttctgctggcctgcccaaccaccacagaaagcactgagctaggctgaaacacctgcattttggagctgcctgtttgtatgcggctttaataactcaatgatatatatattttttgcattgtttgcaaactgatatgtgacatgtattaatgtcaaaataacgtgcaaaacaggcaaccccaacgcaacccccccccaaaaaaatacatctGCCCCACCTACCATGATTTtgatcaatagtagtgcactatataaggaataggatgccatcttgGACTCATCCCCAAACTGACTTCCCTAACATCATACTTTTTTTAAAATCCCAATTTAACCTGGTGGAGTTTTCAGCTATACGTTAGGACAGATTTTCAAATGTGCTTTATGAATTGAATTACTGCATACATGTCATGGCGAATAATATATGTAACTCTGAACCTGATTGAACTGGATTACAGAGCTGGGTCTTGCTATAGATTCAGTTTTGCTTGTGGTCATTAAAACTGTTCTCTAACCTGATGATATGTTCAGTTTGTTGCATTCACTTTCTGATGTACTGCCTTGTCCTGTTGTGTGTGTCTATAAGACTTGCCTAGTGAAGACttggtacaaaacattaagaacacctgctctttccgtgacatagaccgactattcccaaactgggggtaCGCACAATAAAAATaggattcacattttcaaacagtccatttagattTTTCAActggctatacatttgggtgatgtttttttctcgcctgagtagcctcgtttcactgccaaaaataaaattgaaccatctagtgttcagcgaaataacaacacaatgtcaaattcaggtagcctagtcaaattaTTAATATCCAATcccattaaccattactctctcaTGGGAATTACACTAACGGTCCGTAAGTAggcaaacgtagctgctgctcattccgtttgctcgaaaattgataaatggataaaaagtaaggcccgcgtccatagagacacataccagctctactggtagtactgctactacctacagcagtactacacctgcaccacgacacaagttgttctgcttccacgagtaCATTCAATGCTAGCATCAGGAGTGCTACATTTGTtgctagcccagctagcatggacactgacagttgtgaatctgatgcagctgaagagctactgcccccttacctggGAGAACACCGAACAAATGACAGGgatgttggaccatcgaagaggcacaagtatgatgagaactacattgatttggggttcacttatgttgtgagtagtgcctttcctcagccacagtgtgctatatgtgcaaaagtactatctaacaacttgatgaaaccttcactcttgcgcagacatttagaaataaaacatgccaatttgaaaaataagccacaggagtttttggaggtgagaattaagatgacttttgagtagtaagactaaaagcaacagataccattaataagaaggggctagaagagtcttatatggtgagctaccgagtggctaggacaggcaagccccatgctattggaggacttaattcttcctgctgccgcggatatggctgggacaatgctgggggaaaagtccaaaaaactatacagacaatttcttcatcaaacaacactgtttcacgggctcccgggtggtgcagtggtctaaggcactgcatctcagtgttagaggcatcactacagacacactggcttgaatccaggctgtatcagaaccagccgtgattgggagtgttatagggcggcgcacaattggcccagcgtcgtccaggtttggcaggtgtaggccgtcattgtaaataagaatttgttcttaactgacttgcctcgttaaatgaaggttaaataaaatgaatacaaattcacgacacatcagtgacatggcaggagatgttttgaacaattactgcttcgcatacaagccagtgaattctatacgttacagctggatgagtcaacagacgtggcgggcctggcacagctgtTACGTTTATGGGTGGTCAATTaaagaagacatcctcttctgcaaaccactggaaaccaggacaacaggagaggatatttttaaagtactggacagctttgtgacatcaaatggactttggtggtcaagatg from Salmo salar chromosome ssa28, Ssal_v3.1, whole genome shotgun sequence carries:
- the LOC106589384 gene encoding pantothenate kinase 3 isoform X1, whose product is MDNGKASDQKRTGACQENGLTNGFKPTQTDNGSCNVLGSNGTSSCGSGGCSSSAGGCSHNGIENVHHLQEDAHNNGSPPKRCRLRRRMDSGKKNRPPFPWFGMDIGGTLVKLVYFEPKDITAEEEQEEVESLKSIRHYLTSNVAYGDTGIRDVHLELKNLTMCGRKGNLHFIRFPTQDMLGFIQMGRDKNFSSLHTTLCATGGGAYKFEDDFRTIANLELQKLDELDCLIHGLLYVDSVGFNGHPKCYFFENPSDPESENCVKRACCLDNPFPMLLVNIGSGVSILAVYSKDNYKRVTGTSLGGGTFLGLCCLLTGCETFEEALEMAAKGDSSNVDKLVKDIYGGDYERFGLQGSAVASSFGHMMSKEKRVSISKEDLARATLVTITNNIGSIARMCAVNEKIERVVFVGNFLRINTVSTKLLAYAMDFWSKGQLKALFLEHEGYFGAVGAFLELLRITDDL
- the LOC106589384 gene encoding pantothenate kinase 3 isoform X2; translation: MDNGKASDQKRTGACQENGLTNGFKPTQTDNGSCNVLGSNGTSSCGSGGCSSSAGGCSHNGIENVHHLQEDAHNNGSPPKRCRLRRRMDSGKKNRPPFPWFGMDIGGTLVKLVYFEPKDITAEEEQEEVESLKSIRHYLTSNVAYGDTGIRDVHLELKNLTMCGRKGNLHFIRFPTQDMLGFIQMGRDKNFSSLHTTLCATGGGAYKFEDDFRTIANLELQKLDELDCLIHGLLYVDSVGFNGHPKCYFFENPSDPESENCVKRACCLDNPFPMLLVNIGSGVSILAVYSKDNYKRVTGTSLGGGTFLGLCCLLTGCETFEEALEMAAKGDSSNVDKLVKDIYGGDYERFGLQGSAVASSFGHMMSKEKRVSISKEDLARATLVTITNNIGSIARMCAVNEGYFGAVGAFLELLRITDDL
- the LOC106589384 gene encoding pantothenate kinase 1 isoform X3 — its product is MDIGGTLVKLVYFEPKDITAEEEQEEVESLKSIRHYLTSNVAYGDTGIRDVHLELKNLTMCGRKGNLHFIRFPTQDMLGFIQMGRDKNFSSLHTTLCATGGGAYKFEDDFRTIANLELQKLDELDCLIHGLLYVDSVGFNGHPKCYFFENPSDPESENCVKRACCLDNPFPMLLVNIGSGVSILAVYSKDNYKRVTGTSLGGGTFLGLCCLLTGCETFEEALEMAAKGDSSNVDKLVKDIYGGDYERFGLQGSAVASSFGHMMSKEKRVSISKEDLARATLVTITNNIGSIARMCAVNEKIERVVFVGNFLRINTVSTKLLAYAMDFWSKGQLKALFLEHEGYFGAVGAFLELLRITDDL